The following coding sequences lie in one Miscanthus floridulus cultivar M001 chromosome 9, ASM1932011v1, whole genome shotgun sequence genomic window:
- the LOC136481076 gene encoding BTB/POZ and MATH domain-containing protein 1-like, translating into MASEHHQFEIAATGLDSSSPGPHFKICSDLDDSSCSACSTEEAGRCRPGPERSRSRTARSSRCGSGSVPASSPRNDLQRQEYLNKDGRFTVRCDIAVKPFAAKGGVFVTVPPSDLHRHLGDLLARKDGADVTLQLVAGGETFSAHRCVLAARSPVFRAQLFGEMMETKSTGVVIPIEDMEAQVFSSLLAFIYTDSLPETDDDNAEQDGDDDEAVVLYQHLLAAADRYGLERMKLVCQEKLCKHIRADSVAAMLVLADRHHCPGLKEACFHFLTSSLNLESFTETDGFEVLNASCPAVLKELLAKLATVLIF; encoded by the exons ATGGCAAGTGAGCACCACCAGTTCGAGATTGCGGCCACCGGGCTCGACAGCAGCTCTCCTGGTCCTCACTTCAAGATCTGTTCTGACTTGGACGActcctcatg CTCAGCCTGCTCGACCGAGGAGGCCGGCAGGTGCCGTCCAGGACCCGAGCGATCTCGTTCCAGAACTGCCAGATCCAGCAGATGTGGCAGTGGGAGTGTCCCGGCTTCATCACCCAGGAACGATCTGCAGCGGCAGGAGTACCTTAACAAGGACGGCCGGTTCACCGTCCGGTGCGACATCGCCGTCAAGCCCTTCGCGGCCAAGGGCGGCGTCTTCGTCACCGTGCCCCCGTCCGACCTTCACCGGCATCTCGGCGACCTGCTGGCGCGTAAGGACGGCGCGGACGTCACGCTCCAGCTGGTCGCGGGAGGCGAGACGTTCTCCGCGCACCGGTGCGTGCTCGCGGCGCGGTCACCGGTGTTCAGAGCGCAGCTGTTTGGCGAGATGATGGAGACCAAGAGCACGGGCGTCGTCATACCGATTGAGGACATGGAAGCTCAGGTGTTCAGCTCCCTGCTGGCCTTCATTTACACCGACTCGCTGCCGGAGACCGACGACGACAACGCCGAGCAAGACGGTGATGATGACGAAGCGGTGGTGCTGTATCAGCATCTGCTTGCCGCCGCTGACAGGTACGGTCTCGAGAGGATGAAGCTGGTTTGCCAGGAGAAGCTGTGCAAGCACATACGTGCAGACTCCGTGGCGGCGATGTTGGTTTTAGCTGACCGACACCATTGCCCTGGGTTGAAGGAGGCGTGCTTTCATTTCCTCACATCTAGTCTCAATCTTGAGTCCTTCACTGAGACGGATGGCTTTGAGGTGCTCAACGCTAGCTGTCCTGCTGTTCTCAAGGAGCTACTAGCCAAGCTTGCTACCGTTTTGATCTTTTGA